One Aureibacillus halotolerans genomic region harbors:
- a CDS encoding DUF4352 domain-containing protein, with protein sequence MTIVKQINWKTIMAGTALSAMLVLSACSGGGEETTEEELSTDPGTTEDASTEVDETAEGNDGDEESTDDGDVSENSTDEDETGLSARGEGVTELSLGETGELETTLGTYNASVTNVEFVETIDDKEPDEGGRFLIADVTFENTSEQPLDSYEISRAWIINMDDESNFESRDYYTELDNFEGEIPPGETMQGQLAFLTTEGGENYQIQIGLEVYSNELLWNFTTAEAE encoded by the coding sequence ATGACAATCGTAAAACAAATCAACTGGAAAACAATCATGGCAGGGACCGCGTTATCAGCGATGCTTGTGCTATCGGCATGTAGTGGTGGAGGGGAAGAGACTACAGAAGAAGAGCTTTCAACGGACCCAGGTACAACGGAAGATGCCTCTACTGAGGTAGATGAAACGGCTGAAGGAAACGATGGAGATGAGGAAAGCACGGATGATGGCGATGTCTCTGAAAACTCTACTGATGAAGACGAGACAGGTCTTTCTGCACGAGGCGAAGGTGTTACAGAACTTAGTTTGGGAGAGACAGGGGAATTGGAAACAACATTAGGGACGTATAATGCATCTGTTACAAATGTAGAATTTGTTGAGACGATAGACGATAAAGAACCGGACGAAGGAGGACGCTTCTTAATTGCGGACGTCACTTTTGAAAATACGTCAGAGCAACCATTGGATTCATATGAGATCTCAAGAGCTTGGATCATTAATATGGATGATGAAAGTAACTTTGAAAGTCGAGATTATTATACAGAATTAGATAATTTCGAAGGCGAAATTCCACCTGGAGAAACAATGCAGGGTCAACTAGCATTCTTAACTACTGAAGGTGGTGAGAATTACCAGATACAAATCGGTCTTGAAGTATACTCAAATGAATTGTTATGGAATTTTACTACAGCAGAAGCAGAATAG
- a CDS encoding DUF4352 domain-containing protein translates to MPIAKQINWKTIMAGTALSVMLVLSACSGGGEESLEEEPVSEPASTDVAETVEEGTNDDEASEAVTAEDGSEGLSKGEGETQLELGETGEIHSTLGKYDVTVSNVSYPETVDGEPIGYEDATYVLVDVSIENKTDKPLPADEVSISGIGAKEDSAYSENRTIYEEIDNFTGEIPPGETMEGEVLYRSTMEDEFQIRIGNSAVSNELFWNFTAEDTLKL, encoded by the coding sequence ATGCCAATCGCAAAACAGATCAATTGGAAAACAATAATGGCAGGCACGGCGTTATCAGTTATGCTCGTCCTATCGGCATGCAGTGGTGGCGGGGAAGAGTCTTTAGAAGAAGAACCTGTATCGGAACCTGCCTCCACTGATGTAGCTGAAACAGTTGAAGAGGGTACGAATGATGATGAAGCGTCAGAAGCTGTTACTGCGGAAGATGGATCAGAGGGATTGTCAAAAGGTGAGGGAGAAACACAACTTGAGTTAGGGGAGACTGGTGAAATCCATTCAACCTTGGGGAAATATGATGTTACGGTTTCAAATGTAAGTTATCCAGAAACAGTAGACGGAGAGCCAATCGGTTACGAAGATGCTACGTATGTTCTCGTCGACGTGTCTATCGAGAATAAAACGGATAAACCGTTACCTGCTGATGAAGTTTCTATTTCAGGAATAGGAGCAAAGGAGGATTCTGCATACAGCGAAAATAGGACTATTTATGAGGAAATCGATAATTTCACAGGCGAAATCCCCCCTGGTGAGACAATGGAAGGTGAAGTTTTATACAGATCGACAATGGAAGATGAATTTCAAATTCGCATTGGAAACAGTGCAGTTTCCAATGAACTTTTTTGGAACTTCACAGCAGAAGATACGCTAAAATTGTAG